Genomic window (Zymoseptoria tritici IPO323 chromosome 1, whole genome shotgun sequence):
GAACTCGCAGTAGCCCGGTGGGAGAGTGCAGACGCCGCAGTAGATGACTTCTTTGGCTGGGAGGAGGTTCGCTGAGGGTGCTGAAACTTCGGCCATGCTGGCGGTGGATGTGCTGATAGCGGTGGCAGCGTTGGGATCGTTGGTGAGCCTTGAACTTTATAGCAGAGTCTTGGGTTTTGAAAGACCTCTGGAAGGTCTATTTGGTGTATGAAGGAGAATGTCAAGAAGAAGAGTCGGTCAAGTTGATGTCCTCTGCCCCGCCGACTTCGTAAAGTGAGGTGAGGGGCATCCAGCTTCCCGTCCCGTCCGCTGAGATCCACAAcatctcttcttcaacttTGACATCACACATCCATCGACTCCTGCAATCCTCGACGAGTGGCTGTTCTATCTTCGCTGCCCAAGCAAAGCGGTATCCAGTCGACTTCGGCGATGCGATGTGGTGAGTCCTTCGCTCGCTGCTCGGACTTGTTCCGTCGTGGAATCTGacgccttcgccgccgtTGTTTCTTCAACGCAACGCCTTGTCATCTCCATCTTTAGCCAGTCAACATGTGCGGCGGACTTTTATCGCATGTATGCTACGAGACACCTTCCACATATATGTCCTGTCCAGTTCTTCGTGACTAAGCAGGACATTCAGGTTGTCGAATACCTTGCATGTCTTGGGAGCAAGCATCCTATTCGACATCGCTCCATGACTCGACCACTTCTGCTCACTGTCCATCGAGGTAGGGTGGAACCACGCTGAGCCAAATCGCAGCTAGCATGTCCACGTCCGAGTCCGCGGCACCCAGCGTCACGTCGAGCTTGGCTGAGAAGTGCCGGGTAGCAGGAGATAGGATCTGGGCCGATCTAGAGGCTAGAGACCCACCAGGCCGTTGCTTCCAGAACGGATACGTGTCCAGAAGTCCAAGAGGCTAAGAAAGAGTTAGAGAAGGTAGACTGCAGTCGAACCCGCCCATCATGCCAAAGTATGTGCTGACATATTCTCAAGACCCAGTCGAACTGCCGCTGGCAGCGCGGCGTATGCGTATACGCCGGCTTTAAGTGGCTAAATCGCGAAGAGTGCTACTTCTTTTTCCTTCACGGCAATCAGCCAGGAGAAGTTCTGTCCTCGACTCAGCTTCGACCCCCGCCAGAAATCTACATTGTATTCACGACCAGGAACAACTGGCCACGCTACGTTGACGAAGGAGCTGTCTGAGGCACAGGTCAAACAATAGCAGACATCTGTCTTTATCGACGCGATTCGAGCATCGTCTCTGTCAGCAACCCGCCATGCTTGCACTCCGACTCTGGCTCGGGAGCAAGATTTTCGGCGACTCTGATATTAGAGGAACTCGAGTCTCTCGGAAGCGAATGATCAAGCGCTATTGCGATGAGCCAGAGCTGGAAGGACTTCGCTACATCGCTGAAAACACAACCATTCCCATCCCTCGACTCTATCGAGTGCACAGCTACCATGGCAAACTGGCGCTTGAACTGGAATACTTCCCTGGATGCGATACCCTTCAAGTCTGCTGGCGGAGGTACTCGCACGAACAAAAACAGGCCATCGTTGATCAGATCAGCGGTTTCACAGCACAGCTTCGACAACTGGAACCTCCTCCCTCGAAAAGCATTTCGTCGGCTGACGGCGGTCCTTGTTACGACTTCCGCGTAGGCTCTTTGAAGCTATTCGGACCGTTTGACGACTTGGCTACGTTCCATCGGTGCGTACGTGGTGGCATCCGGATGGAGCATGCGCAACGCTCCTTTGGCAACGAGGTCATGCAAGTGCACCAACGCAAGTATGAGATCTGCTTCACACACGGAGATATCAGTGGACCGAATATCCTGGTCCGTGACGCCAAAGTGGTTGCGATCATAAATTGGAAGTGCGCTGGCTGGTATCCCGAGTATTGGGAGTACACAAAGGCGCACTGCGGCAGCGTATTTCTGCCTGaattctacgaaatgctaCGGCAGAAGATTGATCGATATGATAACGAGCTGAAAGCCGAGCGCGTCTTGTGGCAAAGGCTGGATCAGCCGCTCGACGAGGTGCGGGCCTGAAAGCTACTCATTCGAGTTTGGCCGAGAAGACGACGCTGTATCACAGTTTGCTGGGAAACGCAGTCAAATAGGTGCTTCCCGTCTTCGCTCGGCCATCTTCAAAGTTTTCTAAGTGGCTAGAGGAGCTGAGCTGGCTCCAGCTTGCTGTACGGATGACTAAGAAGATAAGCCGCCAGGAAGACCTCGCAACTCCTTATCAGTGGCTGCTCGTACTTCTCCGTGGAAGAGCTGCACCTCTGACGAAGCCGCCGTTGATGATTACCTTACAGTAACAGAGCTGTAGTCGGACAGGCTACTTCCTCGACCACGCACAAGGTAGATCTGGATCCCCTTATGACCGCATCAGACCTCACCTTTTCTCAACCACATCTCCTCAATTGCCATGGCCGACCAAGATCAAAGCAATCCTCTTTCCCCGTACCGCTCCGATGGCAAGCTCTACGGCTTCGTCTGCATCGTGACAGGCGCCACCTCGCCTATTGGTAAAGCCATCGTGGCCGAGCTCGCAGCTCATGGAGCCGCATGCGTGTACGCTTGCTCTGCGAGTCCGTCAGATGACTTTGCTAGTCTGGCGGATGGAGTGAACGAGCAGTTTCCGAATACGAAGGTCATTGGATACCCGTTTCGCAATGCTAGCGAGGAGGATACATTGGGATTGATCGACGATGCGCTGAATGCTTGGGGAAGGTGAGAACTGCCCAGTGCTTCTGTCGACTTTGGAAGGACATCTGCCATGAGTCTAGTGGAATGGCTTCAACTGATTCTGGAATGGGTCAGGCTGGACATCTATGTCGCCACCTCCGTCCTTCACGGTCCATCTTCCATTTCCGAAACTACGCCGAATGATCTGATCAAGCTCTTCGAAGCCAATTCCATGGCAGCATTCTTCGCGTTGAAATACGCTCCCCCTGTACGTTTCCTCAATTCATCCAGCGGTCCCTCGCTCTGACGCTTCGAATCCAAGGCCATGCAGAAGCTCTCCCCTCAAAAGTCCTACCCCAACGCAAGCCCTAAACCACAGCCCTACGgcagcatcatcgtcgtGACCACGACAGCCAGCATCAATGGGGGAAGTTCGAACCATGGCCCAGCTCTGACCATGTCCTCGCATGCCGCGCTAGGAGTCGTCAAAGCCGGTGTCTCGGTGCTGAAGGGCACGGGTGTGAGGATCAATTGTGTTTCCGCTGGGGACGTCGACGATGGTAGTAAGTCCGCTGCCGCGGAGATGAGTGGGAGTGGGAAGACGGAAGGATCAGAGAGGGTTGGTCTGCCGGTCGAGGTGGCTAGGGTGGCAGGTTTCCTCGCGAGCGGGTTTTCGAGCTATGTTTCCGGCACGAATATGGTCGTCGATGGAGGGAGAAGTAGTATGTGAGCGAGGAACGAGATACGCTGGGATTTGTGCAATGTCTCACGAAGCTGGTCTCAGTGTCGGTCCCATGAAAAGCGGCGGTACTTTGACAGGTCAGTCGTACGTCTTATCCAGCGTACTGACTGCTAACTCATCGGCACGCCAGTGGAGTGTATCACTTGCGTAAGTTGACCCACACCACAACTGACACCGACCGGAGGTTATTGAGACGCTTAGTGGAGCCGCTCACCGACTCAGGCGTACGAGCACCGAGACTGCAAGCTTAAACACCAGTACTATTTGCATCTGATCTCGCCTCCTCACATGGAGGCGCCTGCAGTTTTGTAATGTCGTAAAATGCTCGTATGCTGCGCCTGTCAAATCAAAGTATCTTGCCAACGCTCTCGCTCAAGCTGCACTCTGTTGATGCTAAGACTGTAGGTCGGACCATgcgcaacgacgacgactcagACCATCTTGCGACGATCTTTGACTTGCTTCCAGGTCAGAAACTCGCCGTGCTTCTTGCTGGGCCTGGGCTCACGTCCCGAGCGACGAATCGGCGGAGTGGCCgaaccttcttcttcatcttcttcctcctcctctgcctcctctcCTGCCTCATACTCCACGTTTTCTTTTGCTGCGTCTACCGCGCCCTGGATCGTGGCTGCGGCGGAACTCCTCATGTCAAGCTTGGGCACCGACTTCGCAGGATGACTGCGGCGTCTCTTCGCAGCCGAGGCAAGACCCTCCGCAGAAGATGAGATCGAAGAGTCCATCGACTCTGTATGGTTCCAGACCCGCTTGCGAGACGAAGGAGGCTCTCGCTTTGGGCTGGAGTCTCCTTCTGTGCGACTGGCCGACTCCAAATCTGTCGTAGGAGGCGTGAACTGCAGACGGTCGGTTGCTGCAGAAAGGGGCGGACTCTTGCCCAATGAAAGTGATAGACGGATCGCAGTGTCGCTGTCTAGAGCGTCTCCAAGGGTCAGGCGGTCCAGAAGCGCTTTGGCGAGATCTCGAGCGGAAGCAGACTTCAGAGTCGCGGCGCTGGAACGGAGTGACGCTTGATTCTCCAGCTGCTGCACGCGGAGAAGCAGCGACTTCACTGAATTGTTGATGTCGTTCTGGTCGTCCCGTATCGCAGGCATCCCGTCGAACGAGCGGTCAACAGCCTGAAACTTTCGATCAATGGCTTCAAACTTGGCGTTGAGAGCCTTGTTGCGCTTCGTATCTTCGGATCGGTCGGCTTCCAGATGAGCCCTTAAGCTCTTGAGCTTGTCGATGGCGCTCTGACACTCTTGGGCGTACTCGTCGTAGGGCCGGAGGGCCTTCTCTACTTGGCTGAGTCGGTTGTTGTAGCTCGGGGTCGTGCTCTCGATATTATTAACGCGAGTCTTCAGCGTTTCGTAGTCTGTTGCATGATCAGCTTGATTCAAGAAAAGCCATCGTGTCGCTCCGTACTGCGTGCCATTTCCTCCATCGCGGCTTCGATTCGCGCAAGAGTGGCATCGACGGTTGCGTTTGCCATGTCGGCCATGATTGCTTCGAAACCCGGTTGAGGTCGAGCAGGCATGTTGTCGGATGTTGATTGGAAGTCCGAACCAGATAGTTGTTTTTCCAAGCGAGGATTGCTCTAGAAGTCCCGTGTAGGTGATGTGGAAAAGTGAATGGCAATCATGTGACGATCGGTTGATGGGGAAATGGCGCAGGTCAACGATGGCGGCAAGAACATCCCAAAACAAAGGTCTCTGGCGTGCGGGGTTGTACTTTCCAATTGACCCAGACGTTACATTGACTTGGATCGTTCGCTCGCAGTAAGTTCACAACATGTTCTGGTTGTTCACGGGTAGTCTTCGGAGAGTTGAAGGTTCACTTTCCATCCGAGGATGGCTGGATTCAAAGCACGGACCGCTGCATGAAGCGCTTCAATACGGTCTGTGCTGATCATGATGTAGCTCATGCGAGTCGTGAACGTAGAAGACTGCGGAACGATATTAGGACGACACGACGATCGAGAATCGATATTCGGAGTGTGAGCAAAAAGACAATCAGAAGCGGCAGCTGAGCCACCAAGTTTCGTTGCGCGTTCAATACGCAGGATCTGTCAGGGAGCTTCTGCTACAGATGCAGCAGACATCGCGGCATCCTCTCATGCGCAGGTCAAACTGCTGATGCGTCGAAGTCTGTGAAGAGTAGCCTACCCTACTCATAGTGCATTCAATACAGCCTGCACGCCCACACTACCAGCGTCCTCCCTTCTCAAGATATACGGCCTCAGGTCCGCCCTCTCAACTCCCTGCAACCCACCCGTACCTGTTCCAATGTTCCTCAGTCGATCCCTCAACGCATCACTGCCAATCACGAAAAGATTCGCAATCTCCGTCAACACCTCCAAGCTCGGATCGAAACTGCTTGGCAGGTCCCAAGACCGCAGGAGTTCGATGTACTTGGTGATGTCCTTTGACACAACCAAGGCACCGGTCAGGGAGACCTGATACGACTTGAAGTGTTGCAAGAGTAGAGTACGGAGACCAACAGCCAGCTCCATGGAGAATGACTCCAGAACGCGTCCAGATAGAGCAGTACTCGCGCGAGAGTGCAAACGTTCGAGGAAGGTGAAGATAGACTCGCATGTCGAAGTCTGGAGCTGATCGAGACGGAGTTGAGCGTCGTCCTTCGGCTTGAAGTCTGTTTTCTTTTGACCACTGAGAAGTCGAGACGTCCATGCTAGTGCCGCATCGATCGTCTTTTGCAGGACGGAATCGACCTTGTTCTCCATGCGATCGGTGAATGTGCTGGTCTGCTTCTCGAGATCGCGCTTGATGGTGAGGTTGCTAGATGCCAGGGGTAGGAGTAGGAGCTGGATGGTCGTCAGCATAAGGTGGAGGATGCTGATGGAAGTTCGGAGGTCGGTGATGAAGGTGAGATCAGGCTCGGATTTGCTGTTGGCTTCTGCTGCAGAGGCGAAGTCATTTGCGGCGTCCAGTGCTGTCTCAAGGTAGATTTCCCCCATGTTAGAGATAAGCAAATGGAGCAGCTCTCGCACTTCTTTGGGAGTCTCGTTGCCGCCTCCCGCCAACTCCAGCCCACGTCCGACACCTTCTGCGAGCCACTTTAACATGCGTTTCGCAAAGGGAAGACTCAATTGCCCATCCTCGTCTGTGACATCGATCTCGACCGCAGTAGGTTGATCCTTCGAAGGGCTCAAGCCGGCGACTCGGAGGAGAGTGGCTTTTTGACCCGGTTGCAGATCCGAGTTGTCCAGTCGTTCTACATACGCCTCTCTTGCACTGCTGATGAATTCCTTACTTCGAGCCGAAATCGCTCCCAGATAACTGTTGCTCTGAATGTGAACCTTCCGTCTTCGCGAGTGATAGAGAGCAAACTTGAAAAGCATACCCTCGAAGAGTTCGGCGAGATTTCGCTTCTCTCGCTCAATGTAGCTTGTTCCCGTAAAGTACGGCACGAATAATTCATCCAGTTGTTGGTCCAACACAGCTGCACTCACGGAAGAGACAGGCTCAGGATGCTCCGTCAGACCGTGATTCTTCAAGTCCTcgacgagagaagagatGTAAGATTTTGAAGCCTGAAGCGTCCGAAGGAATGCCAGCGAAGATATGCTGTCTGCTTTGTTCAGCACCATCTCCAGTCGCTGTTGTATCGACTGCTGGAAGACTCGCTGCAGAAATCGAGCGAGGACTTCCTCGCAGTACGGGAATGCCCGTTTGATGATGAAGCTCTCTTCTTGCATGACAACCTTCACTTCGTCCACCAGCGACTGTAGACTTGGCTCAACTCCAGGCGGTTCAGCGTCGGGATCGGCCAGCCGTTCCCAGGTTTCACTGTCCACAATCACTTCCTCCGTGACCAGTTGGGAGCGGTCGATGAAGAACTGATGCTGGTTCACAAACAGCGATATGACAGAATTGCCATCACTAAAGTCTTGCAGTGCCGACGCACATTCTCGCATGCCCTCGAAGTTTTGCCGTCGGTAGAACTCGTCGAATGACTTCAACAGATCCTTCTCCAACATTTCAAGAAATTTCTCGATGATCTCTCTTGGTCGCTGCCCGTCGACAGTCCTTCGCCCGCCCTCAATAGGAGAATCGTTGTCGATGCCGTTGAGACCATTCATGGATTGCCGTCCATTCAGTTTTGGCGTCGCACCTCCCTGCGGCTCCAAGTCGCCGTCGAGCCGTTGCGATATCTTCAACAGCTGCCTGGCAATATGTGCACATCGtacctttccttctcctccacccgccCTGCGCACATCATCCAAGCTTGTCAAGTCACCACGCTCACTGACTTCCAGCCAGCATTGCAGGATGAACTTCGCATCCTGCGCCCTTTGCCTCTGTCGATCCAACTCTTCCAACCTCTCACCTATCCGCATCGCCGCATTTCCACCATCATCTccgtctccatctccatcgagTGTGCGCTCTAGTTGTCGAAACGACGCAATCGCTCGCTCCAGCTCTTGCTCGCGCGATTTGATATTGGTATTGTGCTGTCCTTCCGCTCTACGGACACTCGCACTAAGTTCGTTCTCGCGTTCTTGGAGATCCTCGCTGAGGGACTTCAGTCGACTCAGAGCGTGCTCGAACGTTCGTATGAGAGGTTTGGGATCGAAGGCCTGGCTTGCTTGCGCACTGGAGGCTGGAGCGGATCGGCGAGCGGGCTGTGCAGCGTCGGAGAGAGATTCTACAAAGTCCTTGACGATGAAGTCCTTGCTGCTGAATGTGTCGAGCGTGAAGACCTGACTGCTGCGCAGCGTGTGGATGCTGGCCTGTGAGCGGTGGGTGGACATAGTGGGACTCGGAGGGCCGTCGTCGCTGGCCAGGCGCGTTGTAAAGAGTTACAGAGTGGCACAATCCACTGCCTCAACCACAGTCCATTGTCAACAGGCCTCGTGAATGTGCAATGTCCTCGAGCAGCAACACTCGTAGGTATGCTCAAGCGGGAGCTCAACAGTAGCCGAAGATCAGCCGGACCATATAGCTTTCCGCATTGCTACGACTTTGTACGACGTTCAGACTTTGTCCATTGAACTACCTAAGGTACCCTCCCGTAACGTCTTTCTAGGACTGACGGCAACATTGCTGAACCAGAACAACAGCTCCTCTACTGCACTGCGATCCTGATTAAGGCCGTCGTTCCGCTCCAGCCTTACCCTTGACAGACTATCATACGACCTTGCCCTTCCAGCAACCTTGTTAGCTCAAACGCGATATACTAGAGTGTCTAATGCTGACTTGAGTTAATCTCAAAGAAATCAGATCTTTCTCCTTCTTTccaacaacctcctcctcatggCGCCTCTGACGAAACTGTTGTCGCTCGCGCTGCTGGCCGCCTCGTCGGCCACCGCCATTCAAACAAGCCTCGGCGTGAACAAGACTCCCGGCAAAGTCAGACGCGAGGTCAGCTAACGGCAGGCATCCTTGAAGCCAAATTGCTGATTTGCTGACTTGGACAGATCGAGGCTCGCAAGCAAGCTTCTCACTTGTCTCGTCGCGAGGATACCGATCCGACATTGCTCTATCAAGAACACAACATTTCCGTGCCCATCGACCACTTCTTCAACGATAGCAGATACGAGCCTCACACCGATGAATCCTTTCCACTTCGCTACTGGTTCGATGCGTCTCACTATCAGCCTGGAGGCCCAGTCTTCGTGTTGCAGAGCGGAGAGTTCGACAGCGTGGCCAGGCTACCGTTCATGCAGAAAGGCATCGTTGCGCAAGTTGCAGCGGCTACGCATGGTATTGGAGTGGTTCTGGAGCATCGATACTATGGCACCTCTTTCCCCGTCGCGAACTTGACGAACGAGAGTCTTCGGTTCTTGACGACGGAGCAGGCTCTGGCAGACGCTGCTTTCTTTGCTCAACATATCCAGTTTCCTGGCTTGGAAGAATTCGGCGACCTGACCAGTAATACTACCGCATGGATCACATATGGTGGATCGTAAGTCAAGTGTAGCATTGAGAACCACGTGGCCATGACTTTAGCCTGTTCTGCCAGCTCTTGGTCACGGAATCGATACGACCTTTGACTGACCCTTTTGCCATTCATTGTAGGTACGCTGGTGCGTTTAGTGCTTTTCTGCGAATACAGTACCCTGATATCTTCTGGGGCGCAATCTCCAGCTCTGGTGTCGTAAGTGCCTCCACCCAAGCTCATTCCGTAGATATAGGCTGATCTTAGACCCTGTGTCAGACCAAAGCAATCTACGACTACTGGGAGTACATGGAGCCGATCGCAGAGTACGCTCCTCAGGATTGCGTAGCGACTCACAAAGCTGTGTTCGACATCGTAGACACCATCTTGATCTCCAAAAATGACAGCTCGCTCTCTCTCGAGCTGAAGACTGCATTCGGCTACCCCAACATcacctacgacgacgactttgcTGGAGCCTTGATCTCTGGTCTTCAATACTGGCAGAGTCTCAATTGGGACCCCGAAATGAGCTACAATTACACCTTCGAGTATTGCTCCAACATCACGACTACTGATGTGCTCTATCCGGAAACGGAAAGCAAACGAACTGCCATCGAAGGTCTCATCTCCGAGGGAGGCTATCAAGCCAACACAACG
Coding sequences:
- the MgSCP1 gene encoding serine carboxypeptidase (HMMPfam hit to Peptidase_S28, Serine carboxypeptidase S28. Has a predicted signal peptide.), with product MAPLTKLLSLALLAASSATAIQTSLGVNKTPGKVRREIEARKQASHLSRREDTDPTLLYQEHNISVPIDHFFNDSRYEPHTDESFPLRYWFDASHYQPGGPVFVLQSGEFDSVARLPFMQKGIVAQVAAATHGIGVVLEHRYYGTSFPVANLTNESLRFLTTEQALADAAFFAQHIQFPGLEEFGDLTSNTTAWITYGGSYAGAFSAFLRIQYPDIFWGAISSSGVTKAIYDYWEYMEPIAEYAPQDCVATHKAVFDIVDTILISKNDSSLSLELKTAFGYPNITYDDDFAGALISGLQYWQSLNWDPEMSYNYTFEYCSNITTTDVLYPETESKRTAIEGLISEGGYQANTTFVNNILNMIGWLKWDSDANQCSEGVTQDECYGTHYSTPIDTTLANADYLTWQWQTCTEWGFFFTANVPKGELPIISRFDTLERATRECREQFNITGPPDVERVNKYGGYDIAYPRLGFIAGQWDPWTPATPHAFKYGAKNRTSTVSQPFIEIEAAVHHWDENGVFPNETTADFPPRAVQDAQAREVETVLEWMSEWKARCEGESGGS